CAATTGATTTGCTGCCTTTGGAATCCTAATGAGGGATGAAGTTGAAATTATAGGAACAAACTGGAACCCTGAACACGGCTTTTGATGGCCTGGGGGCGTTAGGCCACATTCGGGCCCTTAGACAACTTTATAGGGGTAAAAGCTTGGTCCCTCCTGGGATGATGTTTTCCCCACTTCTTAATTAGATAAAATGGAATTGAGCATCTGATAACTTCTTTCTATATGGGGCAACCTTCGTGCACATCGAACATGCATGAGGGGTTTATATGCAATGTATTCTGTGAACATGCATGAGGGGTCATGACCTTTAAATACATTACTGTGGACATTTAAACATGCCAGCAGTCTATAATCAGAAAAACGTCTTTTTGATGATTAATTTTCTTACCCAGCATAGAGAGCTTATCAGTATTTCTTCTGGTTCTGTGGAAGAACGTTATGTGCAATGTATTCTGTGATTTTATTGCACCTGTACTGCAGATTAATTTTGAGTTTGAACGGAGGGACTGGATGAGTGTGTCCAAGGAAGAATTGCCACCAGGAAATGGTCTGGTACTTCTGCGAAGACCAAATTTATCAATTTCACATAAATTACGTAATTCTAATTCTGTATTTCAAGTTAGCAAATTTGATCCTATTTTAAAATCTGACTCtgattcttcttttgtttgatttgacTTCATTTAGATCATGGGACTTAATCCTCCTTTTGGAGTTAGGGCATCTCATGCAAACAGATTCATCAACAAAGCACTTAGCTTTGACCCCAAGCTTCTAGTGCTTATTGTTCCTCCTGAAACAGAAAGGTAAACCATCTGCTAATTGCAAACCTGTTCTTAAATGCTTGTGGCAATAATTATGTTGTGAATTTCCTTTGACAGGTTGAATGAGAAGAGGTACCCATATGATCTCGTCTGGGAGGATgctgaaaaattaaaaggaaaggTATGTCACCAGAGCTCTTGTTTGTAAGGATTTTAACTAGTTGGATTCAATTTGATCATATCAATGATGGTATAGACTTTGTACCTGGAATAGGAGTTTGGGCTATGTATCCTTATCGCTTCGTACATGACCTAACGTTTGTAACCTCGACAATCTGCTAGTGGTTGCCATCTGTTTAATCCATCAGTCTATCCAGGCCTTTTACCTACCGGGATCACTTGATCAGGAGGACAAGGAGCTTGCCCAGTGGAATATTGTACCACCAGTCCTTTACCTGTGGAGTCGTCCTGATTGGACGGATCATCACCGGACCATAGCAATACAGCAGGGACATACAACTGAACGTGAAATTGCATCTAAGGAAAGAGGCAAaccaatgaaagtgataaagaAACAGAAGGTGCAACCAGCAGTGCTCGGTGTGGTGTCAAAAAGCGAGATCTCAATAATAGGCAATCAGAATAGGCCCCACAGTACTACTCATGCTTGCACAAGCACAGGATCTGGAGGACTGCACGTCTCTGCATCTGCTGGAGATTGGTACTCCTACTCTCAGAAGGGTGGCATGCCTGAAACAGGAAATCAAGATTGTGCTTCCAATAGTGGTCATGGCTATTCTACGCATGGGGAGACGCAGGTTCAACTTCCAACATTAGTGAATGACAACATTCCAGAGACTTTTACATCAACCAGCAAAGTTTATTCTAGTCATTATGGTCTTATGCATGCATCAGGTTTTGATGCTACAATGCAGCCCAGTCCCTATGGGCAACACACTGCTTATGGCTCCTCCTGTCAATTTGATGCTACATTGCATCCCAGTTCCTATCCCTATGAGCAATACGCTGCGTATGGCTTCTCCCATCAAAGCGGATCAGACTCTTCATTTGGCATGTCAGATGCTGCAGCAGGACATGGATATGCGGGGTTAACTGCTTCTGCTCCACAAGGGTATGCACCACATCCATTTTATCAAGCATCACCGTCAGCCACAAGTGGTGCCTTTGATCAAGTGAGTCGGCCTTGGCCTGGAAGTAGTTACAATGGGAGCATGCTGAGCTACCCTGTTCAAATGCCGCCTTACTCCGTGCAGCAGGAGCAATTAAATCCCCAAGTAGCAACGGCCACTGAAGACTTGATGAACTCTTCGATGTCGCATCACAAGGGTTAGGGCACTAGAGTGTTCATACCAAAAAGGTAGGTTGTATGCTTCACACGAGAGATGGTcagtttcataatttttctgATAGTGTTAACGTGGTCGCTCCTGCCCCAAGTTGATACTCGTTACTCTGGGTTCCCAGCAACTTCAATGCACAGAGCAATAGATACACCAAATATTAGCGTTCTTATTTGCTTGAGTTCATATATTGCTAAATTACGTGCTTTGAATTACAGTTATGGGTTTCCAAAACATGAAGATGTGCACCATTGTCGCAAGGGGAATACATAATTGGATTTAAAAATAGCGTACCCTGTTGCATGGACCTTGATTGCTGAAGGAAACTACTTTGGAAATGGCATCAGTGCTAATGAAGGATATATGTGTGTGGTCTCACCACATTACAGTAAAACCTGAGGGCATAAATGAGTTTGTCTTTCCATTCCGTCATAAATGCATTTCCCTTGACcatgtttttggaaaaaacataCAAGCTCTTATCGCATTCCAAAGCCATCACATGCACATATCCAATAATTtcgtaaagaaaagaaagcaattcAACTTCTCATGGCAACGGGAAAGAGATCTCCCAGTTCTTGAAAATGGTGTGAGCCAACACATCACGCTGAATTCAGACTGTACCCATGAAAGTATCATGCATAAAGTTCTTGGTTTCAAAAGCATATGTGAAGCAAAAGCCGAAGAGCAACTGAAGTACTTAAGGTAGCCATGTTTGGCCTATAACAGGATAAGAGcgtatatttttctcatttgcgTCAACTGAGTTTCTCATTTCAACTCTGTCATTATTCCGCCATTCGACAACCATGAGAACTGGTCTTTGCATTAATGAGTCGTATAGGATCTCACCCGTCCAGATCTTCTGCTATAATTGCATTCAATTGCAGTGTGAACGGGGAGAAACTTTTGCCATCTGCTCTATTCTGAAGTCACCATCAATAAGGAAGATGGAATTGACTTGGGGCCGATTCTGAGCCAAACAACATGCAAAGATGGTGGAccattagaaaaaagaaaaaaaaaaaaggaaaagaaatctcTAATATAATAGCTTTCAGTATTATCCATATGCCCATATCAGCCGACATGGTGCAGATTTctttgaagaaaaagttttctGCGTCTTGTGTGGAAGTTCATTCAAACATCGAAAGTACTTGTCGCTTCCTCGCTTGAATTTCTTATCCAGTTGAATGCCATCGATGATGCCTAGATTTTCAACCTTAAAGTCCTCCACTTATTGAGTTTCAGGTGTATTTACCAAACAGCTCAATTTTGGGGGACGCGcttaggatatatatatatatatatatatatatatatatatatatatatatatatatatatatatatatatatatatatatatctcgtTGCCGTTGGATAATTGCGAGCtgatgactaaaatttaaaaattcatcacTAAAAGGACCATAAATCTTTGCTGCACTCACCATTATAATCTGTTGTGGTACTATAAACCGTTGTTAATATCAAAGCAGTGACTGTTTTTTAGTgataaacttttaaattttagtcgTTTGACAACATCCATACGGTTCACAAGGCTTTTATATATAGAGCTTACATAAATAACCAACTTGGATTTCATCTTGTAAAAAGTAACTTTATGTGTGAATTAAGCCGATCAGATAACTCATGACTCAGTCTAGGTATTCCgcattttgtttattatttcgCGACCATTAAGGCGGTGTTTCATAGAATACGTCCAGTTCCTCCAAATGGGGATACTGCATAGGAGTAGAAGTTCAGCGCCAGCAAATATTCCAAAGCAAATATACTTTGAATAACAGAGGGGTACATGCACTATAATAAGAAGAACATTGGCCTGCAGGGCATGAATCACTAAGGCCGCACCTCAATAAGTGCATTTATTTAGAAGCACAACGACACAGTTGACACGCAGTTCATCACAGACACAGAAAAGGGCTTAAAGGAAAGAAGGCCCTCTCTAGTTGCCACCCTGCACAAACTCTGCGTACTCCTCAGCCGAGCAGCACCTGTACCCGCACCGGTAATAGCAACCGCGCCCATGTCCATATCCATATCCGCCACCGTGTCCATATCCACCGTATCCACCGCGTCCATATCCATATCCACCGCGTCCATATCCACCTCCTCCATATCCTCCGTACTTTTCATCGTTGAACTCATCCATCTGCGTCTGGGAGAGAGCATCCCTCTTGTCTGAATTAAGTCAAAAGAGATATATCATCAAGAAAAGATACATGTAATCAGTAATACATgtacaaaaatacaaaagaatctGCAACTGTTTAGGAAAATAGCTGAGAAATTAACAAGgaaggaacaaaagaaaagacaagagATGGATTTTCCACAGATCATGCTGGGAAAGTACAggtactcaaaaaaaaaaaagtgcatgatCTAATATATAATCATTGAGATAAAGGAGTCACAAAGTATATATGCATGACAAGTAGAGTATTTCAGCATCTCGCCCAAGACATGAGCTGAAGTTACCCCTTCCCTACCCCAGGATCCAAACCTGCATCGCTAGCTATACATCTCAGCTTATACATCATTTCTCTTCTATTGGCACACCCTTTATTGGCTTACGAAGTGAGTGCTCATGACATACGAACCAGAGAACAGCCGCCTAATGGCCGGTGAGCCACTGACTTGAGATCAGAATTTGCATCCTTTTGAAAACAGTAATAAAGTACTTTTATTCTAAATAGTATATAAATTTGACTTATCAAAGGAGTGGTACTCCTAAGAATCAGAACCTCTCAGCCTGTTTGCTCACTCACAGTTATCACCTGTTCTATGCCCACAACTCTCTTTGGAAATTTCTGAGATTTGATGAAAATTCTGAATACGATTATCACTTGTTATACTTAGTCAAACAAAGATCTAGTGAAGACTTTCCATTGATGTCCCCACTGCACAGAGATCACACCTACCATAGAGTATGGTTTGGTTCTAGGAAATTAGCAACAGAGTTATATGAATCTGTATGGAAGATTGGAACATAATAGTGGGACAAGGTTTGGAAGAGGATTAAGAAAACATTGAAAGCATGGTCTGAATATGGCTCTAGAACATATAAAAAGTACTTGTCGGCAAAGTATAACGAAGAAGCAGAGAATGAGAAACCCCACCAGCAACAGGTTTCTCTTCCAACTCACGAGCAAGCACTTGGGAAAAGAGCAAGAACGCGGCAAAGATAACGAGGAGGGAGATCCTTCTCAGTGCCATGGCTAACTGCTATGACTAATGATCAAGGGAAGACGAGATGTGTTTCAGGCACCACACCTTGGCCTATTTATAGTGTTTAAGTGCGATATTTCAGTTttacacacaaagagagagagagagtacactATTGATTATTTTGTGAGTGAGAGCTCACTTATTAGTTGTGCCAGTGGTAGTTGACACCATTAAATGTAGTAGTTACCAAAAAGGCGCTTACTTTAATGAGTTGGGTGCCTATGGAGCATCAACGCGAGTCTAATGTAGGGTCCAACTccataatataaaaaattttcaaaaactggtTGTGGTTAGAgtgggcaatggcccacacTAGCCAacatgtagctctgccactgattAAATGTATCTTATCATATATGGCCCATTTATAATGAAGGGTGATGTAATTGGTCgtctattctctctctctctctccctctccctcacaGGCACACTGAACAATATTACAGTCGAAGTTAATACTAGACTCTGAAGATCCATTGAACATACAGTGCAGCAAGATCTCAGCGATGCAAAAAGGTGTCTAAGTGTTCGCCTACCCACGGCCATTCATCTCTTGCACTTACACGTGAAACCATTTGTTTCCACAAGAAAACAATTGAAAGGCAAAAGGAAAAAACGGTGCAGGTAGGTGATATAACCTAGAAAATAACCAAAAGGCCCCTACTGGTTGAATGAAAGACCCTCTCTCCTACGAgagtgaaaatgaaattcaaaaattttttcttCCGGTAAAATGATTGGAACATgtctcagaaaaaaaaaattatcaaaatctTTCTTCACCACACGTTCTCGTTAGTAAAAGTAAAC
This window of the Nymphaea colorata isolate Beijing-Zhang1983 chromosome 2, ASM883128v2, whole genome shotgun sequence genome carries:
- the LOC116247056 gene encoding abscisic acid and environmental stress-inducible protein-like isoform X2, producing MALRRISLLVIFAAFLLFSQVLARELEEKPVADKRDALSQTQMDEFNDEKYGGYGGGGYGRGGYGYGRGGYGGYGHGGGYGYGHGRGCYYRCGYRCCSAEEYAEFVQGGN
- the LOC116247056 gene encoding abscisic acid and environmental stress-inducible protein-like isoform X3 yields the protein MALRRLSLLVIFAAFLLFSQVLARELEEKPVADKRDALSQTQMDEFNDEKYGGYGGGGYGRGGYGYGRGGYGGYGHGGGYGYGHGRGCYYRCGYRCCSAEEYAEFVQGGN